The DNA sequence acttaacatcaaaacaaaaaatacaaaacatcaaaTGCACCTTACAATGCAAAATCTTCTAGAAGAAGATAAATTCTGACTGATAAGATGTGTCATTTGCTGATAAGAGAGTCAACATTGCATTTCTGAATAAAGATACATTTAGTGGTCATTCACTGACCAGCCCCAAaattacatccatccatccattatcttaacccgcttatcctgatcagggtcacaggggggctggagcctatcccagcatacattgggcgaaaggcaggaatacaccctggacaggtcgccagtccatcacagggcacacacaccattcactcacacactcatatctatgggcaatttagactctccaatcagcctaacctgcatgtctttggactgtgggagaaaacccacgcgaacacggggagaacatgcaaactccgcacagagaggccccagccaacggggattcgaacccaggacctccttgctgtgaggcgacagtgctacccaccgcaccatccgtgctgccagcCCCAAAATTCTCAAACAGAAAATGTTCCCACCCATTTTCTGTCATCCTaaagagagaataaaaaaaattctgatgcaCATCCCAAATGTACCTGCAAATGTAcctgcataaaaaaaataattcagggTCGTCCCATTCTCAGGAAAGCTTTGCATTTGGCTGATTGCAGGAAGACAATGGATGTCTTGAAAATTTCTTCTCACGGCTTATATTCCGATGATCATTGCAAGGTCCATCAAATCAATGATTCAACACAAAGTTCGTAAAACTCtcgaagaaaatgaaagaactgAAACCTCCCCATTTCACTGGACTTCCTCATCATCTTCAGTGGCAAAAGCCTTCTCctacatgaaaaaaagaaaaaaaagaagaggaaagGGTTATTCTGTGCACCAGAGTAGAGTTCATTGTCCCTTTATGGGCAGTGAGTAGAAAGCAGGGCAAGAACCATGAGCATTAAATGTGCTGGAATACCACTGTCCAACGAAGGATGATATTCTTCTGCTCTTCACTGCTCAAGTCTCCTTAGTCCACCCAGGCAggcacacaaatatatactcagtgagcactttattagacatttGACTtgtttctgctgttgtagcctatccacttagaggtttgatgcgttgtgtgttcagagatgctcttctgcataccacggttgtaatgtgtgattatttgcattactgtctccttcctgtcagcttgtcagcttctcctctgacttctcataacgcatttctgcccacagaactgctcacTGGTAGTTTTCTGATTTTCCGCAAACTTACTTACTTAAACAGCTATTATGTCTACCTAatagtgatcactgagtgcacaTGTATAGCACAAGGGTTGACACAAATATATATTACCTTATAGCAGTTTTCATTCTGAGAATAGTCAGTCCTTTTTGATATGTGCCCATGGATACAAAAAGTATTCGACAAATGGAGCTTTTGTCTTGTACAAATGGAAGTTGTTCTGAGCACCTTGACAAAGGTATAAAGCTATGATACAAATGCCATGCTTTCATTAATACAAGCTTTTTGTGATCCAATTTTACAGCACTTGCAAAACCTTGAAATCTGCAATTCAAATATATGATGGAATGCTATGTGATACAAAAGCATGAATCCTCAAAATCTCGTAGCCAAGACCACTGCGCTCCATTCTGCAGTACGGCAGCAGAGTGTGTGATGGGACAGTGAACACCCTACCAAATAAAACCTACCATCTATGCGCAAAGATTACGCCCGATCATACATCACCCTGTGGGACAACCAGTCCAAACTGTCAGAATCAGATTCTACAGTGCATCACCACTGGACCATCACAAAAagaggtctgtcattttaacgttttcattttcatgtcttgacctatgataccattgtgtttaaatgaagtatattaattattattattattattattattattattatacagctGGGTTACACCTTTGGAGGAGTCTTAACTTAGTTGTAACACTAAGGTGGATGTGAGTAAATGTCACATTCAGGCCACGTTACATTGCTGCCACAGTGCAGAGCCGGGCTTACAGCCATGTGTACTTACCCAGCCACCGTGCTGCTTCACCCAGCCGGAGTAGTTCTCCTGCAGGTACCTGGCCCCGAAGCCCATGACCACGTTCATGGGGTGGCAGTCCATGGTGGTCAGCCTGCTGGTGACCTCGAAGGTGAGGGCGACCATGGCCTGCTCTGGGTCCTTGGAGCTGGGGATATCAGCGGGATCCACCTTCCCGAGGAAGGCGCTGGTCACCTTCTTAAACGTGGAGTAGGAGAACCCGCCACCGAGCAGCTTGCTCAACGACTCGTTCTCCTTCATCTGGACAAGGACGGGAAAGGGAAACTCACCTCAGACCCACAGATACCGCTTAAATTGTGTCATTTCTGTATACCCTGTGCGGTCACAACCTGAACTGGTCTATGATCATTCAAGAAGCTTGACTAAATTGAGCTTTCctccatggaaaaaaaaaaaagaaaaaaagaaactctATCCAAACAAATCATTTTGTAGTGTGCAGCTTCAGAACACTTGTGTTGCATTTACTGCATCgctcaaaaatacatttacaaagtgTATAACCCATGCAGAAACAGCCACAAGAAGTCACTTGAGGAAAGCGCTTGAGGCCCTCTTGTGGTAACAAGAGGTAAAAACATTCCCTTACCTCTTCATTGAGCCGGTCACCAGACACACGTAGCAGCTCCACAATTGAATCAATAACATCTGTGTGGGAACAAAACCATTCAATAAAAAgcagtacctgtgtgtattCAAACGGTCATTTGAATGCGTTCATCATTTCAGATAATATTTTGACATTAGACAGCAGTGAGGAGGATGTTAATTTGACTGCTCCCCACTTAAACTACGCAATTCACACCCACTCAATTTTGAATTCGCTTAATTGTACATCACTGATATGTAGCCCACACAGTGAGCAAGACAGCTGAAACGCATGCACTCACTAGTGATTTTCAGTATTATAAGCCACAGTGTACTACATGAGCTAATGCCAGAGGCACATCGCTTACTGGCAACAACTGCCATCCTGTAGTAGGGCTGTGCTCATGTCAATATATACCCTGTACAGGTTGAGCCTTCAGTGAGTCCCTACAACACAATACTTAAAGACCCTGTGCaatcaaaaataaacaatgtatgtattttaaataatgataatgatacaAAGAAATTCTATATTACGCCCATTTTATTCGGTTGAGGTTTTAAACGTGTTTACTGAAAGCAAGAAACCTCTTGCCCAGCCTACAGCAGTGGGATTTGGCATTAGCTGAGAAAATGTTTATAAGTGTCCACTCACATTGTAATCAACTAGGGAGGCGGACGCTTAGTAGGGCTGCGAATCCGAAGTGAGcttgaaaaacaaaattcaCTCAGAATGCACGTGCCTCCAGCACTCGTCTTCagaaatgacatgctttacagcGAAAGAAGAGTCGGAGAAGCAGCCATACCGTCTGGGCCATCAGCTTGATATTCGTCAGGGTCCATGGGCACGGAATCCGCGATCGCCGTCAGCTTATCAGTCACCGCAAGGACCGTCCCCGCTGCACTGGCACTCCGGTCTGCGAGATCAGAGCGGTCGCATTAATCTCCGAGCGGGAGAGAAAGCCTCAGACGTCCCAGAGAGCGGAGACTCACCGGGACCCCGGGCTCTGAAACAGGGTCCCCTTCCGTCGGTCTCCGAGGGTTGAGACCGCAGCGCGTGGTCCTCTTTCTGGGGTCGAATGCAAAGGAAGAACATCTTCAGCTTACCTATCCTCCCCTTCCACTTCCTGCCGGAGGCCGGCTGTGGCGCGGCGGACGCCccgggggggccggggcggACTGGGAGCGAGGGCCTCCTCTTCTTGACGTAGGCCGCCAGGAGCCGGAACTCCAGGCTGTTCTCGGGGGCCCCGTTCATAGCGGTCTGCTCCATTTTCAACAAGCTGGGCCAGgggaaaacacaacacacacacacacgcattttcATTAACACAAAGGAAAGAAATATCCTCACTCAAAATGCAATTCGCTTCACAGTTTTCAGCACGCACCTGAAAACGTTTCATGGACCAAAAAGGTAGTAGGTGATCGCCAAAACTAAATCAAACTGGGCCTGCAAAATGTACTCGCAAATCAGTGAAGAGGGCACAAATTATATGGTTGTTGGGCAACATGGTTTTAGGAAAACTGTTAAACTTGATTTTTAGTATAACAAATTGTGTACTCTTTGAAACACTAATCTTAAAATTCATAATGAATTGTGTTGTATATTTAAATGACCATTTAATATTGAATGTCAGGTTTGCACATTGTCTTATTGCTGTATGGCTGTTGCTCTGTACTATACTGTGCGGTTTCTTTATACTGATCGTTTATGctgctgcctctgcctctcAGGTGACTGAGAATTAAGTGGTCCAGTCTATTGTGCCTTTGTGCCAGTGCAGAAAGATTtagagtttctttttttaaacggtttatgttttttttgggtttttttttttttttaaacagatggTCACAAGACACACTGTGACACCTTCATTATTCACTGGCGCCAGTCTGGAGGCCTGTGCAGCTGAAGCTCTGCTTACAGAATTCCCAGAAAGCCATGGACTACTGTACCCTAATCTGCCCCCTCGGTGTGCGAGACAGAACTTGACCAAAAATGGGAGATCTTGAAGCACTACAGGCTGTGGTTTAGCGGTCACTTTAAAATGACACCATTTTTTTCATATGATAGTGATAATAGTTAGCTGGGAAGAGTTTACAAGGCTGATGAAACCGAAATCAACTGAAGATGAAAGATCAAGCAAACTAGGGGAGTGTGCCTTGCACATCCATCTTCACTGACTTCTTCCTCTCCAGGATTGAGCAGTGATACTCAGGAGTTTCCCCACCCTATAAAGGAGCACACATTCCTGACCTCATTTCTTTCAGAGCATGTTTCAACAGGAAATGAAAGCCCCTACCCTTCCTTACCACTACCTTACAGAACATATGCCGGGGAATCGCATCCAGAACAAGTACGAAGCGTGGAGTTCCCTTAGCATCAGGATGCAGATACAAATATCAGCTCCCAGCCCTGAGACTATGTGCAATGCATCCATGATAAACAGAATTCAACCAGCAGGAGACTCAAGTACATCTTGAATCCTGTGGAGCAGTTTAAATGCACAATAGTCCAGGGTGGAGTGTCCAGGAAGCTATAGCACTAAACTGAagagacacactccacacttgAGAATGAATTCCTGACCAGCCCAAGGTACTTttcttccctcagtgaagcctggaaagTAGCAGCGTTTGGAACTAGAAAATGTAATGGCAACAGATAGTTGCTATTTTAGTAACATAGACAGACAgttttgataaaaatacattaaataacagacatcatctgtggttggctgagctgaacctgctgccttccaggcataACTGGGGAAAGGAAAATACCATGGCCTCTGAACTGATTATAGCAAGCCCAAAAGGGAGAGGTAAGGTATCTAATCGGCCTGTAGGGTAGTTATTATTACATTGTCATGGAAATCTCTCAATCTGGTATCCAACTTTTTGGTTTTGTCACGTCACTGGTCACCCCACAATcagaagggcggcctgtagcgtagtggttaaggtacatgactgggacctgcgaggtcggcggttcgatccccggtgtagccacaataagatccgcactgccgttgggcccttgagcaaggcccttaaccctgctttgctccagattgtctcccgcttcgcctaatcaactgtacgtcgctctggataagagcgtctgccaaatgccattaatgtaatgtaatcaaaagGGTAATCTTTTGTGTCATTACACGGTAGCAGCTCCTCTGATGTCAGACAAATGTGGTCCGTCTGTGGCATGACCACGCACCTCAGCCGATtcaggtggtggaggtggtggactGCATGTGCTCTCTGGAGGAGAACTGGGCTACGCTCCCCCTATGCCATCTGCAATGCTCCAGCATTTACAAATGCCCTTGTCTCTGTCTAATATGATAACTATTAAATCGCATAACTTAATCACATGAAGCAAAACAAGGAACCCCttggttccaaggcagagttaGATGACCCAGAAGGGCAGAAGGACATTAGCCACCACCACTACAACTAACATGTGAAATTTGTGAATACCTTCCTCCTCAAATAGCACCAATGCATTGACAAAGTATCACTCAGTTATGCTACAGCCCAATGGTCTCGATTGTCTATACAGTTTGAGGAGTaattggaaatatatttttgcacaTAAACGTAAGGCTTATTTCACCTCTGAAAATTGGCAATGAAAAAAGGGAACAGTAATAAAGAGACGAATCAACTAAGTTATGAACAAATAGGCTAGAGGTCACCGAACATTTCACTGAGGGTCTTTTCGCaacaatgcacattttaatttcGGTTTTTCGAGCAGTAAAATTCCTGCTTTTCACACTCAAATGATCATACTATCATCTCGAATTGCCAGAGGGAATATTGCTATACtcatttatctatttatctCCAAGTAAAAGTAACTCAATGCAAAGTAGCTTAACTCAAACCGAGTATGGCCAGGCTTATCTACTTTACGTCGATCGCTTGAAGGATTCACCATACTGCGTAATCATGAGATCAAGAATTGTGGCGAtatcaaaaaatacatttcatgcaAGATAAAGGGAGGAACATTCTCAGATTCTCTTCTAGATAGGCAAATTGTGGCAGGGCCCTCCTGTGGACTTCCcgtaattatatttaaaacgCGTGTGTTCTACTTTTATCTTCACATCATATGCTAATCAGAAGAATTACATTAAATCAGAAATCTCGGTATCGGTTACATTTCGGATATAACTCATGTAAAGTGTAATTAGTTCGACTTGATCTGGTCGTAATGCAATAACAGTTGTGAAGTAAACACAAAGGCCTAGTGTTATTGCCTGTCCCAGTGTGGCCAGACTAtgaattaggttttttttttttaaataaataaaataaataaaaaacagttttaacaATAGTAAGGTAAAAGTCATTTTTGGTAGCTACCTAGCAAATAAAGTTTGAGCTTTTGTTTGATCCGCCAGAACGCAGGACCCTGTAATGTTACGCAGATAGCAAAGCACTTTCGCGCACTGTAACCTCCGAACAAACTTCATAAAATGCCATGACCGGCACTTTTTCATTTCACCTCAACCAGGTTATTCCTCGAATGAGTGAGTAGCTACCGGCTTCGCACTGGCAGCCTACGGTTCCCCTTGCTTAAGTACGTGGTCACGCTTTAGCATATGCTCCAGTCACTTCAGATACAGCCTACACAACCGCAAATGGACATTCCCAACTGTTTAACATCACAATGGCGTCCCGCCAAGTCACCCGAAAATCCATTCCATTATTTACTTTAGAGGGTCTTAATCCATTTTTGATCAAAGTAGCCGACATTTTAAGTTACAATGGTAGCCTAAATTCTTTCCGAAAAAGTCTAAATACACTCGTGCACCCTTTGGTGCTGGTCGTGTCATTCGTaacgaaacacaaagtaaattcTAATTAATTGTTGCGTAGGCTAACAAATTGACACTGGTaggaacaaaaaatatatcGAACCGGCCAAAGTTCTTAATACTTATGTGTACTTACATGTGCAAGTTTCCACTTCTGAGTCAGCGCATTTAATATTTCTTTGGCACCATACTGTAGTTATAAGCAACGTAGTCGGACCTCTCGAAGGGGAGTAGAGCAATATATACCCATCTCTTCCGGGTAGCTGCGTAATTCAAGACGCCT is a window from the Conger conger chromosome 8, fConCon1.1, whole genome shotgun sequence genome containing:
- the LOC133135213 gene encoding apoptosis facilitator Bcl-2-like protein 14 isoform X2, whose product is MEQTAMNGAPENSLEFRLLAAYVKKRRPSLPVRPGPPGASAAPQPASGRKWKGRIDRSASAAGTVLAVTDKLTAIADSVPMDPDEYQADGPDDVIDSIVELLRVSGDRLNEEMKENESLSKLLGGGFSYSTFKKVTSAFLGKVDPADIPSSKDPEQAMVALTFEVTSRLTTMDCHPMNVVMGFGARYLQENYSGWVKQHGGWEKAFATEDDEEVQ
- the LOC133135213 gene encoding apoptosis facilitator Bcl-2-like protein 14 isoform X1, with product MEQTAMNGAPENSLEFRLLAAYVKKRRPSLPVRPGPPGASAAPQPASGRKWKGRIGKLKMFFLCIRPQKEDHALRSQPSETDGRGPCFRARGPDRSASAAGTVLAVTDKLTAIADSVPMDPDEYQADGPDDVIDSIVELLRVSGDRLNEEMKENESLSKLLGGGFSYSTFKKVTSAFLGKVDPADIPSSKDPEQAMVALTFEVTSRLTTMDCHPMNVVMGFGARYLQENYSGWVKQHGGWEKAFATEDDEEVQ